The DNA region ACTGAGAACGTTACTATAACTTATTCTCAATCTTTAGGTTCTTATCCAGAATATGGAGATTATTCCCGGGCTTATAATGCTAAAGCATTCGCTATGGCATGGAATGGTACAATAATACCTCCTAAAACTGGATCTAGTGGAAAAGAGAATATTGGTTTCGATCCTTGCCCTGATCCTAACGCCACTGGCGGATATGCAACCCATGGAGTCTGTCCAGCTGCCAGAGCACTGCGAGGCGCTACTACCGGTTCAGGTTTACCTTTACCCAGTGGAATTTTATGGGGAGAATTGTCCGTAGCTTATGATACCAGCCCCACTGTGGGAGTTAAAGTATACAACACCAATGATTATCCTATAAAAATTGTGATGTGGACTGAAGGAAGCGGAGCCGGACTGGTAGTCTACGGTAGAGTGGTTAAACTTACTTAGCTCTTTATTTATTTTCCCATTTCATTTTTTAGGAGATAAACTTATGAAAAAGCCCATTAAAATTCATAATGTAGATGTTTCATGCATTGTCACTGCAGCCGGGAAAAATCGGCGGATGAGAGAAGATCTTCAAAGTAAAGGGATGGATATTCAGCATAAACTTCTTTTTAAAATCAACGGTGAACATATCATAAATTACACTGTTAAAAAAGCACTTCAGACAGAAATAAAAGAATGTGTGGTTGTTTTAGGACATTTCATGGATGAATTATATTCTGCATTGGAACATATAGAAGATCCAAGACTCAAAATAATTGAAAATCCCGACGTTAATGTGGAATTATCTCAAACCCTAGTTAACGGTGTTTTAAATGCAAAATATGATTACTGTCTCTGTTTGGCAGGGGACCAACCCACAGTAACCACGGAAACTATGCAAAACCTGGTGAATCAACTTTTAAGATGTCCAGAACCAGAGAATTCTGTATCTATCCTTGCCCGTGGAAAAACTGGATACTTGGATAGTGCTAAAGGGTTGGGAATGCCTTTTGCATGTCATTGTTTACTGCTTGAACAGTACCTCCACGGTGAAGATGATAATTTGAACCCAATCCTCAGGAAGATGGTTGCAGATGGAGTGTCACTTTATGGAGTACATGGACAAAATGAATTAGAATTAATTAATATCAACCGTTATGATGATTATCTTAAAGTTTTAGAAAAAATGGAATAAATATAAAAACAAATAACACTGAAATAACTCATTTTTAGGATGTATTTAGGATAACACTAATAAAATGGAATAAAAAAAATGGAAAATATGTTTTAACTCATATTCTCCAGTGCATTAACCACACAGCCAATATTTTCTCCAGTAAGGCCGATGATAACTTCATCATCTTTTACATCAGCATATTGTCTGGAACCACTGCATCCCAGGGTGATGTTAGGCTGACGGCGTGTGAATGGCCCTGCAACAGCATCTGCACATATTGATTGGATTCCAGCAAAATCAACCTCTACTCTTCCACCCATGGTGTAAACCAGAGCTTGTGAAAGTATCATAGCCTGAGCCGGGTTGGCGATGATAACTATGACATCTGGATCAAAATTAGCCTTTTCCAGTGGTGCGTATACCAAGGCATACATCCTGGTGTCAACTTTAGGTATGGCTTTCATGGTGGTTCTAGCGGATCCCACACTGGAGAAACGTCCTAATCCATAGTAGAATTCTCCTGTTTTAATCTTTTCAGGTGGTTCTTCGAGACCCAGAGCAGCAGATCCTCCTTTACACATCTGTTCTTCAGCTGTGGCATAAAAAATATCTCCCTGGCTAGCTTTTTGTACCAGTTCACAGTGTCGCATTTTTCCATCCATTTTCGCAACACCTTCAGGGACATCTTCTTCCCTTAAAACAAATTTTATGGCAACCGGAGATTTTTCAAGATTTAAATGTTCCTTTAATTTATTGGCTATGAAATCGTATCCATTTGAATCACACATACTATTCACCTCTTACATGAAGTTATAGATTTATTTAAAATATAATTTTTCTATTATAATTTTCTAAATAATTTTAATATGATGCCTCTGATAAAATAATTCCTCTGATAAAAATTGCTAACAATATAATATAAAAAAGGGATTTTGAAAAGTATAAAAATTTAAAAAAGAATAATCATTGAACTGATTTAATGCCTTCTACAATCTCAGAGATCTTTTCTTTGATATGGGATGTGTTTTCCACCACAGTACCAGTTACAATGATATCAGCACCAGCCTGAGCTACCTTCTGAGCGGCTTCTCCAGTTCTGATACCCCCACCCACAATTACCATGTGATTGGTGTACATCTTAACCTTCTGAATCATCTCTGCAGGAATGATCTCTGCTGCTCCAGAACCGGCTTCCAAATAAAATAGTCTCATTCCCATGAATTCAGCTGCCATAGCATAGGCCACTGCAAGATCTGGCTTCCTGCGAGGGATTAACTTGGCATCTCCAACCCATCCTGCCGTTTCTCCGGGTTCAACAATCAGATATCCCATGGGGATAGTTTCTATACCAATTTTTTTGATTTTGGGGGCTCCTAAAGCCTGGGCACCTATAATCCAGTAAGGGTTATTGGAGTTTAAAAGACTCATGAAAAATATGGCATCTGCATAGGCACTTACACCAGTGGTGTTACCTGGAAAGAGAATAATTGGAACATCCAGATTTTTTTGAAGTAGTTTAGCTGTTTCATCAAGTTCTTGGGAATCAGTGGTGGATCCTCCTAACATAATACCATCAGATCCTCCAGCAACGGCTTCTGTGGCAATTTCCAGGGCTTTTTCTGGATCTTGATCCTCGGGATCTAAAAGGGTAAGGTGAACTTTTCCGTGCTTAAGAGCTTCTTTTAGATATTCTTCAACTTTCATCAGAAACACCTGTTTAATTAAACTAAAACGATTTTAATCACTATTAAATAAATTATAATAAAATTTTGCCAATTTATCAAAACATAAAACAACAAAAAAATTTTAAAAAATAATTTCTTCTATGGTCCTCCGAAAAATCGGAGGGATTAGAAAAATGTTTATCCTCGTGGCTCTTTGGCCTTGAATCTCAAACCCTTGTATCCGCACTTACGACATGTTTTAGCGGTTGGGGGGTTTCGAGCGTTACATTTGAGACAAACTTTGATCTTGAATATTCTATTCTCTGCTTCTTCAAATCTAGCCATTATTTAGCCTCCTATAAATTCATTCTGAATATCTACAACTTCCCTGCTACTGCGAGCCCGGGAGTATGCCTCTAAGAGCTCATGGTTAAGCTCCAGAAAATGAGGTCCCCACTTGAAGTGGGACATAATCTGAATAGCATTATCTTTAAGCCCCACTATATATAAGGTTGCTGCCACAGCTTCGGCAGTGGACAGTATACATGGTTTCCCATAGTTAGTGGGGTTGGCAGCCACCAGGAAAGGAAGGGAACGATGGGTTTCTGTGCCTCTGAACATAGCAGAGGACTTGTCAATCCGTTTCCAGGAACAATCAAGCCCGACAATTCCTTTTTCAACTACCAAATCATGGTCTTCTGGTGACACTGCCTTCGGTGAGAATGGATCCAATACTAAACCACCCCTTGGAACTTGGTTGAGGCGAGTGACCATTTTGATCTCCTTCAGCTTGGCCAGTTTACGGGTAGTGCATTTTTTGGGATCACATTGTTCGGCGTGGTATACAATTACTTTATGAGGCATAGAATCAAAAGGGAAAGGTTTTACTTTATTATATGGATATTAACAATTTTTACTTGCATTTGATTTTAACTTATATAATCAAAATTTATTTTAAAAATACCATCACATCTTGAATTATGTATTTTGAAATAACTGGTATTTAGTCTTTGTACATGAAAAATCTTTTTAGGTAACAAAATTAAAGTCAATTCTTAAATATTAAATTCCTTAAATTTCTTAGTAAACTCGGTTTCATGCTCAACATCCAAAGTAAGAGTACCATCCCGTTGAGTTACTAGATTTTGTGCAAGTTAAAGCCCATAAATCTGTGGAAAATCAAGTTCGATATCTTCAGATAGGCTCAGTATATATTTGGTATAACACCATCAAAAAAATTGAATGTGAAAGGTAATAAGATTTTAAAGATTTTCTCGTTCAAAATCTAATATTTTAGAAACAACCCTGCCTGGATCTTTTAACTCTTCTATATCGTAATATCGTCCCCCGGCAGCCAGGGCCAGTTCCATGTTCACTTCATGACCATAACGTACTGATCGTTCGAAGTTAACAACTATGGTGTGAATCTCTTTAGCTTTAATTTTCTCAGCAACATTGAGGGCATCTTTCATAGGACCCTCCTCTAAAGCTACATTAGGCATGCCATCAGAAAGTATGAGCAATAAAGGCACAAATTCATCCTTTAATTTCTCTTTTTTCAGAATTTCATAACTTTTTTTCATTCCAGCTGCAAGGGGAGTTGTTCCTCCAACACGAATATTATCTATTTGCTCCCGGAACGATGTCGCCCTACGAGTAGTAGGAATAATTATCTCTGCATTCTCTCCTTTAAAGCCAACAACACTTATCCTGTCCTGATGACGATTTGTGTCTTGAATAACACTATGTAATATCCCTTTTAATCTGTTGGCTTTCTTATCAGAGAACATTGACCCACTGATATCTACCAACATAACTATAGAAGCTTTAGCACCGTGTTTACGGACTTTATGACGTAAATCTTCAGTTTTGACTTTAATTTTTCCATTAGAACTTAATGCAGCAGCTCGGAGGGTTGCATCAATTGCAACATCACCCGAAGAGTCTTTAGGAAGCTTACTCTTAATATAACGTCCTTTTTGTGTCTTTGAATCGACTCTTTTACCATATAGACGATTTTTCTTTTTCCCCTTCATCTTAAGAAGTTTTTCCACATCAACCTCTTCTTCCTGGGCCTCAACATTCTGTTCATCCTTTTTGAGAGTTTTAAGTTTCATGCCCCTCTTTTTCTGGTTTTCATCTATTTTACTTGGGGCTTTTTTTTATCATCCTCCTTATTTTCCTGTGAAATTTCATTTACAGCATTTTGTATTTGTTTTTTAATTTTGTCCTGATCTAATGATTTTTTCTGGAATCTTTCACCCAGTACTAATGCAGCTGCCTCTTCCACATCAATATTTTCAACCGCATTATGTTTATAGTACGCTGCAAGGGTTTTTGAAGCTTTTAAAATAGCAATGTCAGCCCGATGCCCATCAACTCCCATATCAACACATAAATGGGCAATCACTTTCATCATATCCTCTGACACTTCTACTTTATCGAGAAGTTCCCTGGCCTGGATAATATTTTCAAGTATCTGGTCCTGATATTCTTGGAATTTCTCTCGGAAAGAATAAGGATCCTTTTCAAAGGCTTCCCTTCTTTCCATGATCTTCACACGATCATCGATGTCCATAATGCTTGCAACTGAGATCTGCAATCCAATCCTATCAGATAACTGGGGTCTGAGTTCTCCTTCAGCAGGATTCATGGTTCCCACCAATATAAAGTTAGATGGGTGAGTTAAAGATATACCTTCCCTTTCTACAGTGTTTATTCCATAAGCAGCAGCATCCAATAGCACATCCACCAAATTATCATCCAGAAGGTTAATTTCATCAACATAAAGTATGTTACGGTTAGCATCTGCAAGGATACCTGGTTCTAATGATTTCATTCCCTCTTTAAGAGCCTTTTCTATGTTAATAGATCCTACCACCCGGTCTTCGGTGGCTCCCAACGGCAACTCAACCACCCTCATCTTTTTTTCCTCGACCTGGATATCCTCAGATTTTTCAGTCTTACATGACTCACAGAGAGACCCCTGATCATCTGGATCGCAGTTGAATGGACATCCTTTTACAACTTTTAATGGAGGTAAAAGATCTGCCAATGCACGTACTGCCGTGGTCTTGCCAGTTCCCTTATCACCCTTAATCAACACCCCACCTATAGATGGGTTTATTGCATTTAACACCAGGGCTTTTTTAACTCTTTCTTGACCAACAATAGCTGAAAATGGGAAAATCAAGTTTTTCAATAGTCTCACCATCTCAATCGGAATATAGTCCCTACTAATTTAGTTTATGGATTTTTAAAAGTGTTATTATATAGATTTTTATAGAATAAATAATGTGCCATCCTTAATCAACAAATAACACTTTTCATTGGTATTTTATCATTAAATTTAATCCAAAAATGCATCCATATATATCACCTTCTTGAATTCCCAAGAGTTTCTATTTTGTATCAAGTTTAATCCCCAAAAAGTAAATAATATCACGTACACAAAAGTTAGTGGTGATATGTAATGTGTTCTGTAGGCGGCCCCATGGCTGATCTTAAAATGAAAAAACTTAAAACCAAACGATACCGTTG from Methanobacterium petrolearium includes:
- a CDS encoding nucleotidyltransferase family protein — protein: MKKPIKIHNVDVSCIVTAAGKNRRMREDLQSKGMDIQHKLLFKINGEHIINYTVKKALQTEIKECVVVLGHFMDELYSALEHIEDPRLKIIENPDVNVELSQTLVNGVLNAKYDYCLCLAGDQPTVTTETMQNLVNQLLRCPEPENSVSILARGKTGYLDSAKGLGMPFACHCLLLEQYLHGEDDNLNPILRKMVADGVSLYGVHGQNELELININRYDDYLKVLEKME
- a CDS encoding DUF169 domain-containing protein, giving the protein MCDSNGYDFIANKLKEHLNLEKSPVAIKFVLREEDVPEGVAKMDGKMRHCELVQKASQGDIFYATAEEQMCKGGSAALGLEEPPEKIKTGEFYYGLGRFSSVGSARTTMKAIPKVDTRMYALVYAPLEKANFDPDVIVIIANPAQAMILSQALVYTMGGRVEVDFAGIQSICADAVAGPFTRRQPNITLGCSGSRQYADVKDDEVIIGLTGENIGCVVNALENMS
- a CDS encoding geranylgeranylglyceryl/heptaprenylglyceryl phosphate synthase — protein: MKVEEYLKEALKHGKVHLTLLDPEDQDPEKALEIATEAVAGGSDGIMLGGSTTDSQELDETAKLLQKNLDVPIILFPGNTTGVSAYADAIFFMSLLNSNNPYWIIGAQALGAPKIKKIGIETIPMGYLIVEPGETAGWVGDAKLIPRRKPDLAVAYAMAAEFMGMRLFYLEAGSGAAEIIPAEMIQKVKMYTNHMVIVGGGIRTGEAAQKVAQAGADIIVTGTVVENTSHIKEKISEIVEGIKSVQ
- a CDS encoding 50S ribosomal protein L40e translates to MARFEEAENRIFKIKVCLKCNARNPPTAKTCRKCGYKGLRFKAKEPRG
- a CDS encoding DUF367 family protein, with the translated sequence MPHKVIVYHAEQCDPKKCTTRKLAKLKEIKMVTRLNQVPRGGLVLDPFSPKAVSPEDHDLVVEKGIVGLDCSWKRIDKSSAMFRGTETHRSLPFLVAANPTNYGKPCILSTAEAVAATLYIVGLKDNAIQIMSHFKWGPHFLELNHELLEAYSRARSSREVVDIQNEFIGG
- a CDS encoding vWA domain-containing protein, yielding MKLKTLKKDEQNVEAQEEEVDVEKLLKMKGKKKNRLYGKRVDSKTQKGRYIKSKLPKDSSGDVAIDATLRAAALSSNGKIKVKTEDLRHKVRKHGAKASIVMLVDISGSMFSDKKANRLKGILHSVIQDTNRHQDRISVVGFKGENAEIIIPTTRRATSFREQIDNIRVGGTTPLAAGMKKSYEILKKEKLKDEFVPLLLILSDGMPNVALEEGPMKDALNVAEKIKAKEIHTIVVNFERSVRYGHEVNMELALAAGGRYYDIEELKDPGRVVSKILDFERENL
- a CDS encoding ATP-binding protein, whose product is MRLLKNLIFPFSAIVGQERVKKALVLNAINPSIGGVLIKGDKGTGKTTAVRALADLLPPLKVVKGCPFNCDPDDQGSLCESCKTEKSEDIQVEEKKMRVVELPLGATEDRVVGSINIEKALKEGMKSLEPGILADANRNILYVDEINLLDDNLVDVLLDAAAYGINTVEREGISLTHPSNFILVGTMNPAEGELRPQLSDRIGLQISVASIMDIDDRVKIMERREAFEKDPYSFREKFQEYQDQILENIIQARELLDKVEVSEDMMKVIAHLCVDMGVDGHRADIAILKASKTLAAYYKHNAVENIDVEEAAALVLGERFQKKSLDQDKIKKQIQNAVNEISQENKEDDKKKPQVK